One Aegilops tauschii subsp. strangulata cultivar AL8/78 chromosome 7, Aet v6.0, whole genome shotgun sequence genomic window carries:
- the LOC109746322 gene encoding ribose-phosphate pyrophosphokinase 2, chloroplastic: MAATAAASRSSSLLLSRRHGASLSSSSSASRAGASRLRAPRCVLGTAEQLRVVEAGKPVGGADPWAAAWTPKTPAQEARLAALPQEARDSRLKIFSGTANRPLAQEIASYLGVDLGKILIKRFADGEIYVQLQESVRGCDVFLVQPTCSPVNENLMELFIMIDACRRASARSITVVIPYFGYARADRKAQGREAITAKLAANLLTEAGSDRVIVCDMHSAQALGYFDIPVDHIYGQPVILDYLASKTISKDLVVVSPDVGGVVRARAFAKKLSDAPLAIVDKRRQGHNLSEVMHLIGDVKGKVAIMVDDMIDTAGTITSGAALLKQEGAEAVYACCTHAVLSPPAIERLSGGIFEEVIVTNSILLPEDKCFPQLTVLSMANLVAETIWHVHRDGSVSSIFQ, encoded by the exons ATGGCGGCTACCGCGGCggcgtcgcgctcctcctccctGCTCCTCTCCCGCCGCCACGGCGCGTCcttgtcctcctcctcgtcggcgTCCCGCGCCGGCGCCTCCCGCCTCCGCGCGCCG AGGTGCGTGCTCGGGACGGCGGAGCAGCTGCGGGTGGTCGAGGCGGGGAAGCCGGTGGGCGGGGCCGACCCGTGGGCCGCGGCCTGGACGCCCAAGACGCCCGCGCAGGAGGCCAGGCTCGCCGCGCTGCCGCAGGAGGCGCGCGACTCCAGGCTCAAGATCTTCTCCGGCACCGCCAACCGCCCGCTCGCGCAG GAAATTGCTTCTTATCTGGGCGTAGACCTTGGCAAGATCCTTATCAAGCGCTTTGCTGATGGAGAAATCTACGTGCAACTGCAAGAGAGTGTGAGGGGCTGTGATGTCTTCTTGGTGCAGCCCACTTGCTCTCCTGTCAATGAAAACCTCATGGAGCTCTTCATCATGATTGATGCATGTCGGCGGGCCTCAGCGCGATCTATTACCGTTGTCATTCCGTACTTTGGATATGCCAGAGCAGACAGAAAG GCTCAAGGACGTGAGGCAATTACTGCCAAACTGGCTGCAAATTTACTCACGGAAGCTGGCAGTGACCGTGTCATTGTATGTGATATGCATTCTGCACAAGCATTGGGATACTTCGATATTCCTGTGGACCATATATATGGACAG CCTGTGATTCTGGATTACCTTGCTAGCAAGACAATTTCTAAGGATCTTGTGGTTGTTTCTCCTGATGTGGGTGGTGTTGTTAGAGCACGTGCCTTTGCCAAGAAATTGTCTGACGCCCCTTTAGCTATTGTTGACAAAAGAAGACAGGGTCACAATCTGTCAGAG GTCATGCACTTAATTGGTGATGTGAAGGGGAAAGTTGCTATCATGGTTGATGACATGATTGACACAGCGG GGACAATTACTAGCGGAGCAGCATTGTTAAAACAGGAGGGAGCAGAGGCTGTTTATGCTTGTTGCACACATGCTGTCCTCAG CCCACCTGCAATTGAAAGGCTTTCTGGAGGCATCTTTGAGGAAGTTATAGTTACGAACTCCATCCTGCTACCAGAGGACAAATGCTTCCCTCAGCTGACAGTGCTCTCCATGGCAAACCTTGTAGCAGAAACTATCTGGCATGTTCACCGCGACGGCTCAGTGAGCAGCATCTTCCAATAA